A stretch of Ipomoea triloba cultivar NCNSP0323 chromosome 11, ASM357664v1 DNA encodes these proteins:
- the LOC115996842 gene encoding vacuolar fusion protein CCZ1 homolog B-like, translating into MGMSTVSTASEAMKLCMFDLRRGQHEGQELDKILFFFPADLPFSTQLSVIGLSEGLITFTRIFSPEMPCETIEAEMHSHVFYEAEPDIWMVMVVEKGKDSETIWRIDGLRRVLCEVHSLFVMFHGSVRALLDKEPSGGLIRTHLYYFLMDYLNDFLVGKRLQLPNFRDSLKERGTVQMLTIGREAALEVQSLVRVLESCVENTQCYSLIMFQDLLVSTTLSNDDLINIFTYAVMRLTPRALSSGQSSLSYLRKGNTSSNTSGGSLLGGSSSILDQYNALHDSSPVGIRSYHVVRPLQLDKWSKGKDGFLVTDLWGAEVGSLNPASPTVWLKQTEERMYLCAYQHRSLTVVLLIPFASVLNGEMGISIVKRQVLEQASHKIIKVEEKLSRGWGGENAYHVSGYRYLLVDNDRYISRASPPGKVTTLTKDSLIALTKLREEVDLERNRAKCDGSGNEKDQEICIRAKNNAWVIARLTRGKELYMVLEKANETLLYANDTVEKFSDRYCNGAFSLG; encoded by the exons ATGGGAATGTCAACTGTTAGTACTGCTAGTGAAGCGATGAAATTGTGCATGTTTGATTTGAGAAGGGGACAGCACGAAGGGCAGGAACTGGACAAGATTTTGTTCTTCTTTCCTGCCGATCTACCCTTCTCCACCCAGCTCTCAGTTATTGGCTTAAGTGAAGGTCTCATCACATTTACAAG AATTTTCTCCCCAGAGATGCCTTGTGAGACTATAGAAGCAGAGATGCACTCTCATGTTTTTTACGAGGCTGAGCCAGATATCTGGATGGTGATG GTGGTTGAGAAAGGTAAAGATTCAGAAACTATTTGGCGAATTGATGGACTACGGAGAGTTCTTTGTGAAGTTCACTCCCTTTTTGTGATGTTTCATGGGTCTGTAAGAGCATTGCTGGATAAAGAACCAAGCGGAGGACTTATCAGGACCCACTTGTATTACTTCCTCATGGATTATTTAAATG ATTTTCTTGTTGGGAAGAGGCTTCAGTTGCCAAATTTTCGTGATTCATTGAAGGAACGTGGAACAGTGCAGATGTTGACTATTGGGAGGGAGGCAGCTCTTGAAGTTCAG TCACTGGTCAGAGTGTTGGAATCTTGTGTTGAGAACACGCAGTGCTATTCATTAATCATGTTTCAGGACCTGCTGGTGTCAACAACACTTTCTAAT GATgacttaataaatatatttacctaTGCTGTCATGAGGTTGACTCCACGTGCTTTGTCCTCTGGACAGAGCTCCTTGTCTTATTTACGTAAAGGAAATACTTCATCTAATACTTCTGGAGGTTCTTTGTTGGGAGGCTCTTCCTCAATACTTGATCAATATAATGCCTTGCATGACAGTTCTCCTGTTGGCATACGAAGTTATCATGTTGTGAGGCCGTTACAGCTAGACAAGTGGTCAAAAGGGAAAGATGGTTTTCTTGTTACTGATCTTTGGGGTGCAGAGGTTGGTAGCTTAAATCCTGCCAGCCCAACTGTTTGGCTTAAGCAGACAGAGGAAAGAATGTATCTTTGTGCTTATCAGCATAGGAGCCTAACTGTCGTGCTTCTGATTCCCTTTGCATCTGTGCTCAATGGGGAGATGGGGATTTCCATAGTGAAGCGGCAGGTTTTGGAGCAA GCATCGCATAAGATAATTAAAGTTGAGGAGAAATTATCACGAGGATGGGGTGGTGAGAATGCATATCATGTGAGTGGGTACCGCTATTTGCTGGTAGACAATGATAGATATATCTCTAGAGCTTCTCCGCCGGGAAAAGTAACGACTCTGACAAAG GATTCTTTAATTGCACTGACTAAGCTTCGAGAAGAGGTTGATTTGGAAAGAAACAGAGCAAAGTGTGATGGTTCAGGCAATGAAAAAGATCAAGAAATATGTATCAGAGCCAAAAACAATGCTTGGGTGATTGCTAGGCTAACAAGAGGGAAGGAGCTTTACATGGTTCTTGAGAAGGCCAATGAGACACTTCTTTATGCCAATGATACTGTTGAGAAATTCAGTGACAG GTATTGCAATGGAGCTTTTTCCCTGGGGTGA